DNA sequence from the Acidimicrobiales bacterium genome:
CCGGCGCGGCACGACAGCTCGACACCTACGAGCGCAACGGGTTCGGGGGCCTCCCCGTCTGCATCGCCAAGACGCATCTCTCCATCTCCTCGGACCCGAGCCTGAAGGGCGCGCCCGTCGGCTGGCGGCTGCCCGTGCGCGAAGTGCGGGCGTCGGTCGGGGCGGGCTTCGTGTACCCCGTCTGCGGCGACATGCGCACCATGCCCGGCCTGCCGTCGCACCCGGCGGCCGAGCGGATCGACATCGACGAGAACGGCGAGGTCGTCGGGCTGACGTGATGGTGGCACTCCCCGGCGGCCGCTTCTCCTCACCGTGCCCGTGACCGGGCCCGCTCCCGGCGACGGCGCCTCGTCGTACCTGGACCTGCCGTTCGACCTGCTCCTCGATGCCTTCGCCGACGGCGGGCCCGCTCCCGGCGGAGGATCCGCCGCGGTCGTCGCGGTGGCACTGGCCGCCAGCCTGTGCACCATGGCGGCGCGCCTGTCGACGGGCCACAGCGCGCGCGCCCATACGCTGGCGCTCGAGGCGGACGCGGTTCGCCGCGATATCAGCCCCCTGTGCGACGAGGACCCCCGCGCCTACGCCCGGGTGATGGCGGCACGTCGTCGCGCCCCTGCGGCCGACCCCGCATCCGCCCGGCGCGACGTCGCCGCGGCGTTGTCCGACGCCGCTGTCGTGCCCATGAGGGTCGTCGAGGCGGGTGCCCGGCTGTCGAGGCTCGCCGCCGAGCTCGCGCTCGAGGGCAACCCGGCCTCGCGCGGCGACGCGATCGTGGCGGCACTCCTGGCCGCCGCGGGCGCCGACGCGGCCGCCGTCCTCGTGCAGATCAACCTCGCCGGCGCCCCCGGCGACGAGCGGCCGGCGCGCGCCACCCGGCTCGTGACGGAGGCGTCCGCTGACGCCACCCGGGCCCGGCGGGCCGCTGATGCCGGCGAGGCCCCTTAGGAGAAGACGAACGAGCCCGCGGCGATGACGGTCTCGCCGCGCT
Encoded proteins:
- a CDS encoding cyclodeaminase/cyclohydrolase family protein produces the protein MPVTGPAPGDGASSYLDLPFDLLLDAFADGGPAPGGGSAAVVAVALAASLCTMAARLSTGHSARAHTLALEADAVRRDISPLCDEDPRAYARVMAARRRAPAADPASARRDVAAALSDAAVVPMRVVEAGARLSRLAAELALEGNPASRGDAIVAALLAAAGADAAAVLVQINLAGAPGDERPARATRLVTEASADATRARRAADAGEAP